Proteins co-encoded in one Quercus robur chromosome 8, dhQueRobu3.1, whole genome shotgun sequence genomic window:
- the LOC126693987 gene encoding early nodulin-like protein 1, with translation MGSLSFLGFLFGVLVMGSLSSSHAHKFLVGGKDGWGSNPSENYNHWAGRNRFQVNDTLLFKYKKGSDSVLVVTKDQYNSCNTTSPKQSLTDGESVFKFDRSGPFYFISGTGDHCKKGQKLIIIVLAVRNKTRHAPPPSTAPVPKPPVSPSPTAETPASPPTTQPPVAKSPKGESPQPAAVSPSDMEPPAPAPAKSSAPGFTGSVGLALGISIGVSVVLGSFVGMV, from the exons ATGGGGTCTCTCTCATTTCTTGGCTTTCTATTTGGGGTATTAGTTATGGGGTCTCTTAGCTCATCCCATGCTCACAAATTCTTGGTTGGTGGAAAAGATGGTTGGGGATCAAACCCTTCTGAGAATTACAATCACTGGGCTGGAAGAAATAGATTTCAAGTCAATGATACTCTCC TTTTCAAATACAAGAAAGGATCAGATTCAGTGTTGGTGGTAACAAAGGACCAGTACAATTCATGCAACACCACAAGTCCCAAACAGTCCTTGACAGACGGAGAGTCAGTCTTCAAGTTCGATCGTTCAGGTCCATTTTACTTCATCAGTGGAACTGGTGATCACTGCAAAAAGGGACAGAAGCTCATCATAATTGTCTTGGCCGTGCGAAACAAAACTCGCCACGCTCCCCCGCCATCTACTGCTCCGGTGCCCAAGCCACCCGTGTCACCATCCCCGACTGCTGAAACCCCGGCATCACCTCCTACAACGCAGCCTCCAGTAGCCAAGAGCCCGAAAGGAGAGTCACCTCAGCCTGCAGCCGTGAGCCCATCGGATATGGAACCTCCGGCTCCAGCTCCAGCTAAATCAAGTGCACCAGGTTTTACTGGTTCAGTTGGGTTGGCTTTGGGTATTAGTATTGGAGTGAGTGTGGTTTTAGGCAGCTTTGTTGGGATGGTTTAG